A genomic window from Cutibacterium acnes includes:
- the brnQ gene encoding branched-chain amino acid transport system II carrier protein has protein sequence MSDLRTVPKHTALLIGLMIFGLFFGAGNLIFPVELGRLAGHSAPVTAAGFLVTAVGIPIVAIISSAVSGCSSVHGMTSRVSSQYATIFTCLLYLTIGPAFAIPRTATVSYEVGVAPFIQGHGPALPIFTIVFFAMTLVAALKPGKLMDWVGRYLTPLFLALLAILIVAPLIHPMPTVANRPPQPPYDHQPFMHGFLDGYNTMDALASLAFAIVIIEAINQRGSTGRRDVTHITIRAGLVATIPLTLVYVSLAWLGRTSTLVVPNAANGGVVLAGVSRHYYGTAGQVLIAAIVLVACLKTAIGLVVACAEIFRRMFPAGPSVRSWVVIFSVASAIIANAGLTTIIAWSTPVLMFLYPLAITAIILGLLDPWLGASRLPHRIMTGCVVLAALPDLVRALPIQGSGTRAITHVADMVLPWASDGLGWGLPAIIGLAAGWGASLILGRPRRWGTSS, from the coding sequence ATGTCCGATCTGCGAACCGTCCCCAAGCACACCGCCCTCCTCATCGGGCTCATGATATTTGGGCTATTTTTCGGCGCCGGAAACCTCATCTTCCCGGTCGAGCTAGGGCGCCTCGCCGGCCACAGCGCCCCCGTAACCGCCGCAGGATTTCTCGTCACCGCAGTCGGGATCCCCATCGTGGCCATCATCTCTTCCGCCGTGTCGGGATGCTCCAGCGTCCACGGCATGACCTCGCGGGTGTCCTCTCAATACGCCACGATCTTCACCTGCCTGCTGTACCTGACCATCGGCCCAGCCTTCGCCATCCCGAGAACGGCGACCGTCTCCTACGAAGTCGGCGTGGCGCCCTTTATCCAAGGCCACGGCCCGGCACTGCCGATCTTCACCATCGTGTTCTTCGCGATGACTCTGGTCGCAGCCCTCAAACCCGGAAAGCTCATGGACTGGGTAGGGCGATATCTGACCCCACTGTTCCTTGCCCTGCTAGCCATCCTCATCGTGGCACCCCTCATCCATCCCATGCCCACCGTCGCGAATCGTCCCCCGCAGCCCCCGTACGATCACCAGCCCTTCATGCACGGCTTCCTCGACGGCTACAACACCATGGACGCGCTGGCGTCCCTCGCCTTCGCCATCGTCATCATTGAAGCAATCAATCAACGCGGCTCGACGGGCCGTCGCGATGTCACCCATATCACAATCCGCGCCGGGCTGGTTGCCACCATCCCGCTGACCCTCGTCTACGTATCCCTGGCATGGCTCGGGCGCACGTCCACCCTCGTCGTCCCTAACGCTGCCAATGGCGGCGTCGTCCTGGCTGGGGTTTCACGCCACTACTACGGCACGGCCGGTCAGGTGTTGATAGCCGCCATCGTGCTGGTAGCCTGCCTCAAAACAGCGATCGGTTTGGTCGTGGCCTGTGCCGAGATCTTTCGTCGCATGTTCCCGGCGGGGCCGTCAGTGCGAAGCTGGGTCGTCATCTTCAGCGTGGCGTCAGCCATCATCGCCAACGCCGGTCTGACGACGATCATCGCCTGGTCGACCCCCGTCCTCATGTTCCTCTACCCGTTGGCAATCACGGCGATCATTTTGGGGCTGCTTGACCCGTGGCTGGGTGCCAGCCGCCTCCCCCACCGCATCATGACCGGATGCGTCGTCCTGGCTGCCCTGCCAGACCTGGTGCGCGCCCTGCCGATCCAAGGGTCAGGAACCCGCGCTATCACCCACGTGGCCGACATGGTCCTACCCTGGGCGTCCGACGGTCTCGGTTGGGGGCTTCCCGCCATTATCGGTCTGGCCGCCGGTTGGGGAGCCAGTCTCATCTTGGGTCGCCCCCGTCGTTGGGGCACGAGTAGCTGA
- a CDS encoding HAD-IIB family hydrolase, which produces MIPELVAFDLDDTLAPSKTRLPQEMARIIVRLLDRTSVCVISGGQFGQFRTQVVEALVDAPRLDRLHLLPACGTQYYRCVDGEWQRIYVEALTDDEKSRAMEAVETCARDLGLWEEHTWGPVLEDRESQITFSALGQRAPVDAKKAWDPSGDKKLKLREAVAGKLLDLEVRAGGSTSVDITRVGRDKSFGIAKLLEMTGLSKADVLFYGDRLDEHGNDYPVKAMGIPCVAVDDWHDTLVKLEDLLSQA; this is translated from the coding sequence GTGATTCCTGAACTTGTCGCGTTTGATCTAGACGACACGTTGGCCCCCTCGAAAACTCGCCTTCCCCAGGAGATGGCCCGCATCATTGTTCGTTTGCTTGATCGCACGAGTGTATGCGTCATCTCTGGTGGCCAGTTCGGTCAGTTCCGGACTCAGGTCGTCGAGGCTCTCGTCGACGCACCCCGGCTGGATCGGCTCCACCTGCTGCCCGCCTGCGGTACTCAGTACTACCGCTGTGTTGACGGTGAGTGGCAGCGTATTTACGTCGAGGCTTTGACCGACGACGAGAAGTCCCGTGCTATGGAAGCTGTCGAAACCTGCGCCCGTGACCTCGGGCTGTGGGAGGAACACACCTGGGGTCCGGTACTGGAAGACCGCGAGTCGCAGATCACTTTTTCCGCACTGGGTCAGCGGGCCCCCGTCGACGCGAAGAAAGCGTGGGATCCCAGCGGCGACAAGAAGCTTAAACTGCGTGAGGCGGTTGCTGGGAAGCTCCTTGATCTTGAGGTGCGCGCTGGGGGGTCTACCTCCGTGGATATCACTCGAGTTGGTCGAGACAAGTCCTTCGGTATAGCCAAGTTGCTTGAGATGACGGGCCTATCCAAGGCGGATGTGCTGTTTTACGGTGATCGTCTTGACGAACACGGCAACGACTATCCTGTCAAGGCGATGGGTATTCCGTGCGTCGCGGTCGACGACTGGCACGACACCCTGGTCAAGCTCGAAGACTTGCTCTCGCAAGCGTAA
- a CDS encoding NUDIX hydrolase, with the protein MRGRTCLNVRKKGADHVILPGGKIELGETPLEAAIREAREETRLVLDPDDLKHLGTFDAPAANHDADGIRCVVYVCNWREIWPEPVPDSEIVEYEWTDLDHCYDDVRQAPLLCDRVIPALQQQGLL; encoded by the coding sequence ATGCGAGGCCGGACTTGCCTCAACGTCCGCAAGAAGGGGGCCGATCACGTCATCTTGCCGGGAGGCAAGATTGAGCTGGGGGAGACCCCGCTGGAGGCCGCCATTCGCGAGGCCCGAGAAGAAACCCGTCTGGTTCTTGATCCGGACGACCTCAAGCACCTCGGCACCTTTGACGCCCCCGCAGCTAACCATGACGCTGACGGCATCCGGTGTGTGGTCTACGTGTGCAACTGGCGTGAGATCTGGCCTGAGCCCGTCCCAGACTCCGAGATCGTCGAGTACGAGTGGACTGACCTCGACCACTGCTATGACGACGTGCGTCAGGCCCCGCTGCTGTGTGACCGGGTTATCCCGGCTTTACAGCAGCAGGGCTTGCTGTAA
- a CDS encoding flavin reductase codes for MILEGSFLATIVKMSDKLKRVTTPNPAPTSAHELANDLATAFRGYPAGVAILTTMGAAGPEGLTVSSLASVSVVPAVVSVSLGNGSTTLATLTEESRVIVHMLDADRADLADDFAVPGADHFAGTEWAPSAEGAPRLEMQGPILHGFVQSMTDTGSATLIAVTIDRIEAGNCHAPGLVRMAREWHEIPR; via the coding sequence ATGATCCTTGAGGGCAGTTTTCTGGCGACAATCGTGAAAATGAGTGACAAACTCAAGCGGGTGACGACGCCGAACCCCGCACCGACCTCTGCCCACGAGCTAGCCAACGATTTGGCCACTGCATTTCGCGGGTACCCTGCTGGAGTGGCGATCCTCACGACGATGGGAGCGGCTGGGCCCGAGGGCTTGACGGTCTCCTCCCTGGCGTCGGTGTCAGTCGTCCCGGCTGTTGTGTCGGTGTCGTTGGGTAATGGTTCGACGACCCTGGCCACCCTGACGGAGGAGTCCCGCGTCATCGTCCACATGCTTGATGCAGATCGCGCGGACCTCGCTGATGACTTCGCTGTGCCAGGGGCCGATCACTTTGCCGGCACCGAGTGGGCGCCGAGCGCTGAGGGAGCACCCCGGTTAGAGATGCAGGGGCCCATTTTGCATGGTTTCGTTCAGTCAATGACTGATACCGGATCGGCCACACTCATCGCGGTAACGATTGATCGGATCGAAGCTGGGAATTGTCATGCCCCGGGGTTGGTGAGGATGGCTCGGGAGTGGCACGAGATCCCTCGCTAA
- a CDS encoding ABC transporter ATP-binding protein, with product MSASVTAATTMTSRTASAVRTLDLTKTYGSGTTLVRALRSVTLDIPSGRFTAIMGASGSGKSTLLHCITGLDSPTSGRVWIGDTEITHLDDDALTKLRRQHVGFVFQSFNLMPTLSAADNITLPLRLSHTKVDKEWFDHITGMLGITERLGHKPSQMSGGQQQRVAVARALVTRPDVIVADEPTGALDSEASGDLLTFLRHCVDDLGQTVVMVTHDHDAAARADDIVTVTDGQVSTARSQEALA from the coding sequence ATGTCTGCCTCAGTGACGGCCGCAACCACCATGACGTCTCGCACGGCCTCAGCGGTCCGCACTCTCGACCTCACTAAAACATACGGGTCCGGGACGACCCTTGTGAGAGCCCTGCGGTCGGTGACCCTCGACATACCTTCCGGACGGTTCACCGCAATCATGGGAGCGTCAGGTTCGGGCAAGTCGACCCTGCTGCACTGCATCACCGGGCTCGACTCCCCTACTTCGGGCCGGGTGTGGATTGGCGATACCGAGATCACCCATCTCGACGACGACGCCCTCACCAAGCTACGTCGCCAGCACGTCGGGTTCGTGTTTCAATCTTTCAACCTCATGCCCACTCTCAGCGCTGCTGACAACATCACCCTGCCGCTGCGTCTGTCGCACACCAAGGTCGACAAGGAATGGTTTGACCACATCACCGGAATGCTCGGCATTACCGAGCGTCTTGGCCATAAGCCGTCGCAGATGTCTGGCGGACAGCAGCAGCGCGTCGCCGTCGCCCGCGCCCTGGTGACCCGCCCCGACGTCATCGTCGCCGACGAGCCGACCGGCGCCCTCGATTCGGAGGCCAGCGGCGATCTGCTCACCTTCCTGCGTCACTGCGTCGACGATCTTGGTCAGACCGTCGTCATGGTCACCCATGATCACGACGCCGCTGCCAGGGCCGACGACATCGTCACCGTAACCGACGGCCAGGTCTCGACCGCTCGCAGCCAGGAGGCCCTGGCATGA
- a CDS encoding Nramp family divalent metal transporter produces the protein MGPAFVAAVAYVDPGNVAANLAAGAGYGYLLVWVLVVANVVAMLVQYLSAKLGLVTGHSLPELVGGALPRRGSRLAYWFQAELVAAATDLAEVIGGAVALQLLFGLPLIVGGLMTGALSLAILAIPSRHGQRTFEIVIIGMLVVIAIGFTAGLAFSPLSWGGVASGLVPRFEGTETVMLATSMLGATVMPHAVYMHSSLVRDRHGTDDRPKRITTLLRATRWDVAVSLVLAGSVNIAMLLLAAASLQGVKGIDGIAEAHAAMSNSMGPVVGLIFAVGLFASGLASTSVGAYAGAEIMAGLLHMRVPMLVRRLVTIIPALIILASGANPTQALVWSQVLLSMGLPLVLVPLARFTGDRRLMGQWTNGRVMAAIAWIVVAAVSALNVVLVVETVMGA, from the coding sequence ATGGGGCCAGCTTTCGTCGCCGCCGTGGCGTACGTCGACCCGGGAAACGTCGCCGCGAACCTGGCAGCCGGAGCCGGCTACGGCTACTTGCTGGTATGGGTGCTCGTCGTCGCCAACGTCGTAGCGATGTTGGTGCAGTATTTGTCCGCCAAGCTCGGATTGGTTACCGGACATTCCTTGCCCGAACTTGTCGGAGGGGCACTGCCGCGTCGTGGTAGTCGTCTGGCCTATTGGTTTCAGGCCGAGCTTGTCGCTGCCGCCACTGATCTGGCGGAGGTCATCGGTGGGGCGGTGGCCCTGCAGCTTCTGTTCGGGCTCCCACTGATCGTAGGTGGACTTATGACCGGGGCGTTGTCGCTGGCGATTTTGGCGATCCCGTCGCGTCATGGCCAGCGCACCTTCGAGATCGTCATTATCGGGATGCTCGTCGTCATCGCCATCGGGTTCACCGCCGGTCTTGCTTTTTCCCCGCTGTCATGGGGTGGGGTCGCGTCAGGCCTAGTGCCCCGGTTTGAAGGTACTGAAACCGTCATGCTCGCCACGTCGATGCTGGGCGCTACAGTCATGCCTCACGCGGTATACATGCACTCTTCCCTGGTGCGTGATCGCCACGGGACCGACGACAGGCCAAAACGGATCACCACGCTGTTGCGAGCAACCCGATGGGATGTCGCGGTCTCTCTGGTGCTGGCAGGATCGGTGAATATTGCGATGCTGCTGTTGGCTGCGGCGAGCCTGCAAGGTGTTAAGGGTATCGACGGCATAGCTGAGGCTCATGCAGCCATGAGTAACTCAATGGGGCCGGTAGTGGGGCTTATTTTCGCGGTGGGGCTGTTCGCGTCAGGTCTGGCTTCAACCTCCGTTGGCGCGTATGCCGGAGCTGAGATCATGGCCGGGCTTCTCCATATGAGGGTGCCGATGCTGGTCCGGCGACTTGTGACGATCATCCCGGCGCTAATCATTCTGGCATCCGGAGCCAATCCGACTCAGGCCCTCGTCTGGAGCCAGGTGCTGTTGAGCATGGGGTTGCCGCTCGTGTTGGTGCCGTTGGCTCGGTTCACCGGCGATCGGCGGCTGATGGGCCAATGGACGAATGGCCGTGTCATGGCCGCCATCGCGTGGATCGTCGTGGCAGCAGTCTCGGCTCTCAACGTGGTTCTCGTCGTCGAGACGGTCATGGGTGCATGA
- a CDS encoding response regulator transcription factor, with the protein MTDPIRLLLADDQQMVRAGFRLVLDAQPDMSVVGEANDGAEALQLVDELAPDVVLMDIRMPVLDGLGATEKIMTSHPEAKILVLTTFDLDEYVHSALRAGASGFMLKDAGPTELLAAIRAVRDGDSVVAPSATRRLIERFIPRQGEGAATITDPKLVETLSDREREVLTCVGEGLTNAEIAERLYLAETTVKTHIGHILSKLGLRDRVSMVITAYDAGLVRPGR; encoded by the coding sequence ATGACCGACCCGATCCGACTCCTCCTGGCCGACGACCAGCAGATGGTGCGCGCCGGGTTCCGCCTAGTCCTTGACGCCCAGCCGGATATGTCCGTCGTCGGGGAGGCTAATGACGGAGCTGAGGCCTTACAGCTCGTCGACGAGTTGGCCCCCGATGTTGTCCTTATGGATATCCGGATGCCTGTCCTTGATGGTTTGGGCGCCACCGAGAAGATCATGACAAGCCACCCTGAGGCCAAGATCCTCGTGCTGACGACCTTCGACCTTGACGAGTACGTCCACTCTGCGCTGCGAGCAGGGGCGTCCGGATTCATGCTCAAAGACGCTGGGCCCACCGAACTACTAGCCGCCATCCGCGCTGTCCGCGACGGTGACTCTGTCGTCGCCCCGTCGGCCACTCGCCGCCTCATAGAGAGGTTCATCCCCCGTCAGGGCGAAGGGGCTGCGACCATAACCGACCCGAAGCTCGTCGAGACTCTCTCAGACCGGGAGCGCGAGGTGCTTACCTGCGTCGGCGAAGGACTCACGAACGCCGAGATCGCCGAACGGCTCTACCTGGCCGAGACGACCGTCAAAACCCACATTGGCCACATCCTGTCAAAGCTGGGGCTGCGCGACCGCGTCTCCATGGTCATCACGGCCTATGATGCCGGTCTGGTGCGTCCGGGTCGCTGA
- a CDS encoding ABC transporter permease: MIHERRRLIPTMIAVIIGVAFVASTLMLMDSIKAYTLRIQAAAVGDATAVVTAKEPSKPMSSITVDKVAAVPGVTSVEQTRNAFLQRTDNGQASFVNGHLVPAHPHLVKGRAPAKLDEVAVNQSTAGNNAGIGSKIIVNDPSRNGAKPITLTVVGVLDPDARTTTTPTSPEIYLSAANLGRISGHSGANTVYVNSDRPASQIAQEVSKVVGTTATVRTADDERAYEANQASQGFAAMTTFMGAFAVIALVVAAIVIVNTFTILVVQRTRTLALARCIGATRKQVRRSVLGEALIAGLIGSVVGTALGIGVTQLMLMGLKAAGSPIDTSVSVTVTSCIIPILVGVVVTTLAALPPARRATKVTPVVALQPVTETPTRKIGRVRVGFGTLLFLAGTALVITCATSDMETKNAVMCGVAGGFISFAGVLVLAPVLIGSLGRAIGVARPGGIPGELAIENTQRNPRRTATTASALLIGVTLIATVATGAATGRASIGNMMNGHFPVDATVRAQGPLNNATIGDVKRSDGVCQVATVTTVPGTVEAGGKATKVAVQAASPEFPKVVRDESAAKGLDDSHAVGALPGAADGSKITVTVNGKKANLTLVRHGKDNEGLIVTQGILTKLAPHAQPTEIQVRYQDGTDQSKATQALSKSMSTHPGVTVTSSADQKAQMDKIINIMLGMVVGLLVISVIIAIVGVANTLGLSVVERTREIGLLRALGLTRAQVRSMFGKEALMLSGIAAILGIALGIGYGIAGSHALFGSLMTVETSVPWLQLLIVALVAVLAGWLASVIPGRRGATIKPAVALAEE, translated from the coding sequence ATGATCCACGAACGTCGTCGTCTTATACCCACGATGATCGCCGTCATCATTGGTGTGGCCTTCGTAGCCAGCACGCTGATGTTGATGGACTCGATCAAGGCCTACACGCTACGTATCCAGGCAGCAGCTGTCGGGGACGCCACCGCAGTGGTGACCGCTAAGGAGCCCTCGAAGCCTATGTCCTCGATAACTGTCGACAAGGTTGCCGCAGTGCCCGGCGTGACCTCAGTGGAGCAGACCCGTAACGCCTTCCTCCAGCGCACCGACAACGGGCAGGCCTCCTTCGTCAACGGTCACCTGGTCCCGGCCCATCCCCACTTGGTCAAGGGCCGAGCACCAGCCAAGCTGGACGAGGTAGCCGTCAACCAATCCACTGCCGGCAACAACGCCGGGATCGGATCGAAGATCATCGTCAACGACCCCTCCCGAAACGGTGCGAAGCCCATTACCCTCACCGTGGTTGGTGTGCTCGACCCGGACGCCCGCACCACGACCACACCGACTTCCCCGGAAATTTACCTATCGGCCGCCAATCTGGGACGCATCAGCGGTCATTCCGGTGCCAATACCGTGTACGTAAACTCTGACCGCCCTGCCTCGCAGATCGCGCAGGAGGTTTCGAAGGTTGTCGGCACCACAGCAACGGTCCGCACCGCCGACGACGAGCGAGCCTATGAGGCCAACCAAGCCTCCCAGGGATTCGCCGCCATGACGACCTTCATGGGAGCCTTTGCCGTGATCGCCCTGGTTGTAGCCGCGATCGTTATCGTCAACACCTTTACGATCCTCGTCGTACAACGCACTCGCACCCTCGCCCTGGCGCGCTGCATCGGTGCCACCCGAAAACAGGTGCGACGCTCGGTTCTCGGGGAAGCGCTCATCGCCGGTCTCATCGGGTCGGTTGTCGGAACTGCCCTGGGTATCGGCGTCACCCAGCTCATGCTTATGGGCCTCAAGGCTGCTGGATCCCCGATCGACACCTCAGTGAGCGTCACCGTGACGTCCTGCATCATCCCAATCCTTGTAGGTGTGGTCGTCACAACTCTGGCTGCCTTGCCTCCGGCACGACGCGCCACCAAGGTCACTCCAGTGGTGGCACTCCAGCCGGTGACTGAGACGCCCACTCGCAAGATTGGACGGGTCCGCGTCGGGTTCGGAACGCTGCTCTTCCTCGCTGGTACTGCCCTTGTCATCACCTGCGCAACGAGCGATATGGAGACGAAGAACGCCGTGATGTGCGGGGTCGCCGGCGGGTTCATCAGCTTTGCCGGAGTGCTCGTGTTAGCTCCTGTCCTCATCGGAAGCCTAGGCCGAGCCATCGGTGTCGCTCGTCCTGGCGGGATTCCCGGGGAGCTGGCTATCGAGAACACCCAGCGCAACCCACGCCGCACTGCCACAACGGCGTCGGCTTTGCTTATCGGCGTCACCCTCATCGCCACCGTTGCGACGGGTGCCGCCACCGGTCGGGCCTCCATTGGCAACATGATGAACGGGCATTTCCCCGTTGACGCTACTGTGAGAGCCCAGGGCCCGCTCAACAACGCCACCATTGGCGACGTCAAGAGGTCCGACGGTGTCTGTCAGGTCGCCACTGTGACGACGGTCCCCGGCACGGTTGAGGCCGGTGGCAAGGCCACAAAGGTCGCTGTCCAGGCAGCGTCTCCGGAGTTCCCCAAGGTCGTCCGTGACGAGTCCGCTGCCAAGGGACTCGACGACAGCCACGCTGTGGGAGCGCTGCCTGGGGCCGCCGATGGCAGCAAGATCACCGTCACCGTTAATGGGAAGAAAGCCAATCTGACCCTGGTACGACATGGCAAGGACAACGAGGGACTCATCGTCACCCAAGGCATCCTCACCAAGCTGGCGCCTCATGCCCAACCCACTGAAATCCAGGTGCGTTATCAGGACGGCACCGATCAGTCCAAGGCCACCCAAGCCCTGTCCAAGTCGATGTCGACCCACCCAGGGGTGACGGTAACGTCATCGGCCGATCAGAAAGCCCAGATGGACAAGATCATCAACATCATGCTTGGGATGGTCGTCGGGTTGCTGGTGATTTCGGTCATCATTGCCATAGTCGGCGTCGCGAACACCTTGGGTCTATCGGTGGTAGAGCGCACCCGTGAGATCGGACTGTTACGCGCCCTCGGCCTGACTCGCGCACAGGTCCGATCGATGTTCGGCAAAGAAGCGCTCATGCTCTCGGGCATCGCAGCGATCCTGGGCATTGCCCTGGGGATCGGGTACGGCATCGCCGGATCCCACGCCCTTTTTGGCTCCCTCATGACCGTCGAGACATCCGTGCCATGGTTGCAGCTGCTCATCGTCGCCCTCGTTGCCGTGCTGGCCGGATGGCTGGCATCGGTGATCCCAGGCCGTCGAGGAGCCACGATCAAGCCGGCCGTCGCACTAGCTGAGGAGTGA
- a CDS encoding fructose bisphosphate aldolase: protein MEDVIEVEGDVAMTATNARAQQTERMGTAPGFIAALDQSGGSTPKALKAYGVEPEVYGDDQDKMFDLVHEMRTRIITSPSFTSDHILAAILFEMTMDRKIEGIPTGDYLWEKKGIVPILKIDKGLADEDRHVRLMKPIPGLDELLHRAVEDKHIFGTKERSVILDDDKAGIEKIVDQQFELAEQVRAAGLVPILEPEVDIHALHKEKAEERLHNLIRAHIDSLPLDAKIMLKLTIPSSEDLYADLIADPKVLRVVALSGGYSREEANKKLARNRGLIASFSRALAEGLNVAQSQQEFDQTLRASIDSIYAASVS, encoded by the coding sequence TTGGAAGACGTCATCGAAGTCGAAGGAGATGTCGCCATGACAGCCACTAATGCGCGCGCTCAGCAGACTGAACGCATGGGTACTGCGCCCGGATTCATTGCGGCCTTGGACCAGTCCGGCGGTTCTACCCCGAAGGCCCTCAAGGCATATGGGGTAGAACCTGAGGTTTATGGAGACGATCAGGACAAGATGTTCGATCTCGTCCACGAGATGCGGACCAGGATCATCACCAGCCCGTCTTTTACTAGCGACCATATTCTCGCGGCGATCCTGTTCGAGATGACGATGGATCGCAAGATCGAGGGAATCCCCACCGGTGATTACCTGTGGGAGAAGAAGGGCATTGTTCCCATTCTCAAGATTGATAAGGGCCTGGCTGACGAAGACCGCCACGTTCGTCTCATGAAGCCGATTCCCGGCCTCGACGAGTTGCTGCATCGCGCCGTCGAGGACAAGCACATCTTCGGTACCAAAGAGCGCTCTGTTATCCTGGATGATGACAAAGCTGGCATTGAAAAGATTGTCGACCAGCAGTTCGAACTGGCCGAACAGGTGCGCGCTGCGGGTCTTGTGCCGATCCTCGAACCCGAGGTCGACATCCACGCTCTACATAAGGAGAAGGCTGAGGAAAGGCTGCACAACCTCATCCGCGCCCACATCGACTCTCTGCCGCTCGATGCCAAAATCATGTTGAAGCTGACGATCCCGAGTTCCGAAGACCTGTATGCCGACCTCATTGCGGATCCGAAGGTCCTGCGCGTTGTCGCCCTGTCTGGTGGGTACTCCCGTGAGGAGGCCAACAAGAAGCTGGCCCGCAACAGGGGACTCATCGCGAGCTTCTCTCGTGCTTTGGCCGAGGGGCTAAACGTCGCACAGTCGCAGCAGGAGTTCGATCAGACTCTGCGTGCCTCTATCGACTCGATTTACGCCGCATCGGTGTCCTGA
- a CDS encoding amino acid permease, translating into MTEPDQQLHRSLRNRHIQLIALGGAIGTGLFYGAADSIAAAGPAVIVSYLVGGVVIYLIMRALGEMSVHNPTSGAFSEYAHQWWGDLPGFISGWNYWFNYIFVSMAELSVVGIYINYWFPVVPRWVSAAVLLAIVTTVNLLHVRAYGEVEFWFAIIKVVAIIAMIVLGLWIIFFGTGSTPATGIGNLWRNGGFLPHGVTGMLAGIIVVMFSFGGTELIGITAGEAEDPQRSIPRAINRVVGRILLFYVGALIVMVAIVPWTKIDGNASPFVQIFDLVGIPGAAAILNLVVLTAAISAYNSGLYANGRMLHALAHQGDAPAFLGKVNKAGSPWAGVLLSSAVTAIAVVVVGLLPEQAFVYIMSIAMIAAIINWATIIITQMLFRRRLDPESRSELRFTMPGAPVTNWIVLAFLVLMVVVMTTMPPYRIAVAIGPIWLAVLGLGWQLSRRRQTL; encoded by the coding sequence GTGACCGAACCCGACCAGCAACTGCATCGCAGTCTGCGCAACCGACACATCCAACTCATCGCCTTGGGTGGCGCAATCGGAACCGGTCTGTTCTACGGAGCAGCCGACTCTATCGCGGCCGCCGGACCGGCGGTCATCGTCAGTTACCTCGTTGGTGGCGTAGTGATCTATCTCATCATGCGAGCTCTTGGCGAAATGAGCGTCCACAACCCGACTTCGGGTGCCTTCAGTGAGTACGCGCACCAGTGGTGGGGAGATCTCCCCGGGTTCATCTCCGGCTGGAACTACTGGTTCAACTACATCTTCGTGTCGATGGCCGAGCTCTCGGTGGTCGGGATCTACATCAACTATTGGTTCCCTGTCGTCCCCCGGTGGGTGTCAGCGGCGGTACTGCTTGCCATCGTCACAACCGTCAATCTCCTCCACGTCCGCGCCTACGGAGAAGTGGAGTTCTGGTTCGCCATCATCAAGGTCGTCGCGATTATTGCCATGATCGTCCTGGGCCTGTGGATTATATTCTTCGGCACCGGCTCCACCCCGGCGACTGGCATCGGCAATCTGTGGCGCAATGGCGGATTTTTGCCTCACGGCGTCACCGGGATGCTCGCCGGGATCATCGTCGTCATGTTCTCCTTTGGCGGCACCGAGCTCATCGGCATCACCGCCGGTGAGGCCGAAGATCCGCAGCGCTCCATCCCCAGGGCCATTAACCGAGTCGTCGGGCGCATCCTGCTGTTCTACGTCGGTGCGCTCATCGTCATGGTGGCGATTGTCCCGTGGACGAAGATCGACGGAAACGCCAGCCCCTTCGTCCAGATTTTCGACCTCGTCGGGATCCCGGGAGCGGCAGCCATCCTCAACCTCGTCGTTCTCACCGCAGCGATCTCGGCGTATAACTCTGGTCTGTACGCCAATGGACGCATGCTCCACGCCCTGGCCCATCAAGGGGATGCCCCCGCCTTCCTCGGCAAGGTAAATAAGGCCGGGTCGCCGTGGGCCGGGGTACTTCTGTCTAGCGCCGTAACAGCTATTGCAGTGGTCGTCGTCGGGCTGCTACCGGAACAGGCGTTCGTGTACATCATGTCGATCGCCATGATCGCCGCAATCATCAACTGGGCGACGATCATCATCACCCAGATGCTCTTTCGTCGCCGTCTCGACCCTGAATCCCGCTCCGAGCTGCGTTTCACGATGCCGGGAGCCCCCGTCACCAACTGGATCGTGCTGGCCTTCCTGGTACTCATGGTCGTCGTCATGACAACCATGCCGCCCTACCGGATCGCGGTGGCTATCGGCCCCATCTGGCTGGCTGTCCTGGGCCTGGGGTGGCAGCTGTCACGGCGCCGTCAGACTTTGTAA